Proteins from a single region of Argiope bruennichi chromosome 6, qqArgBrue1.1, whole genome shotgun sequence:
- the LOC129971698 gene encoding uncharacterized protein LOC129971698, which produces MMGDLPRDRVIPSRPFEKVGLDFAGPIITKPNLKRSRVTLKSYIAIFICFSTRATHFEVVSDLTTESFLACLRRFIARRSKPSIIWSDNATNFKGAKNISDSLLKTFKFDSVQRFCAKEGIVWNFIPPASPHFGGLWEANIGAMKRILLKVTKSTVLTFEELTTLVTQIEAVMNSRPLCPLSADPADLQPLTPGHFLVGAPLLSIPEPSDSLTNISLSSRWSLIQSLRSKFWKRWSQEYLNSLQSRAKWKLPQLNIKPGQLVLLKDNSKSPMEWNLARIEKTYPGTDGLVRVADIRTPKGIFRRSINRLCPLPFEESVGQLSNGGQDVPS; this is translated from the coding sequence ATGATGGGCGACCTGCCCAGGGACCGAGTTATCCCATCTCGACCATTTGAAAAGGTGGGACTCGATTTTGCTGGTCCCATAATTACTAAACCTAATCTTAAAAGATCTAGAGTGACTTTAAAATCATACATTGCTATTTTCATATGTTTCAGTACCAGAGCTACCCATTTTGAAGTAGTGTCTGATTTGACTACTGAGAGTTTTTTAGCTTGTCTTAGGAGATTCATTGCTAGGCGCTCAAAACCCTCAATCATATGGAGTGATAATGCCACTAATTTTAAGGgtgcaaaaaatatttcggatTCCCTactaaaaacattcaaatttgaCTCCGTGCAAAGATTTTGTGCCAAGGAAGGTATAGTGTGGAACTTCATACCTCCAGCATCTCCTCACTTCGGTGGATTATGGGAGGCCAATATTGGGGCTATGAAACGGATCTTGTTGAAGGTGACTAAATCAACAGTGTTGACTTTTGAAGAGCTTACTACGCTGGTGACACAGATTGAAGCAGTTATGAATTCAAGACCACTGTGTCCTCTTTCTGCCGATCCAGCTGATCTTCAACCTTTGACACCTGGCCATTTTTTGGTGGGAGCACCACTGTTGTCAATACCAGAACCCAGTGATTCCTTGACTAACATTTCTTTATCTTCTAGATGGTCTCTCATCCAGTCTCTTAGAtccaaattttggaaaagatggaGCCAAGAATATCTCAACTCCTTGCAGTCTCGAGCTAAATGGAAACTACCTCAACTGAACATCAAACCCGGACAGCTGGTACTCCTGAAGGATAATAGCAAGAGCCCCATGGAATGGAACTTGGCCCGAATTGAAAAGACATATCCTGGAACAGATGGACTAGTCCGTGTCGCAGACATCAGAACTCCTAAAGGAATTTTTCGGCGAAGTATCAACAGACTCTGTCCACTCCCTTTTGAAGAAAGTGTTGGACAACTGTCCAACGGGGGCCAGGATGTTCCGTCctag